The Elusimicrobiota bacterium sequence TTTGCGGACGGGCTTCCGCATTACGAATATTCCCATGGCCGGCGTCATCACGATCACATGATTTGCGTGGATTGCGGGGAGGCCTTGGAGTTTTCCAGCCCGGCCATTGAGCGTCTTCAGATCCAGGCGGCGGAGTCGCGGGGGTTTGAACTGCTTTGGCATCGGCACGAAATGTTCGGGCGATGCGCGGGATGTTCGAAAAAAATCGATGGAAAGGGAAAATGAAGATTTGGCGGAGGGCCCTCTGGATCGTGGCGCTGGCATCCCCTGTTTTGGCGAATCGTCCGGTTTCTGTGGAGGGCGTCATGTCCGAATTGGCCGACAAGCAGCATCGCGTGGGGGTTCTATTAAACCGGGGGCCCCAGGGAAGCGAATTGGCGGCGCAGTTGGAAGCCTTGGACATGCTCTTTCGGACTGGAAGGTCTTTACGATGGGGTCTACGATGGTGAT is a genomic window containing:
- a CDS encoding transcriptional repressor; the protein is MSIWILSSFFVKRLRRGLRDTSQRGGDSSFLEGAKRHLTLEEIYEGLKKAQTGIGRATVFRTVKLLEEIGLVTRVTFADGLPHYEYSHGRRHHDHMICVDCGEALEFSSPAIERLQIQAAESRGFELLWHRHEMFGRCAGCSKKIDGKGK